In Labilibaculum sp. DW002, the genomic window AGTAAAATCAACTTTATCAAATGATTTCGATAAATAAAAATCATTTGTAAAATTACCAAGATCGTTCATCTCAACATCGAAAAGAATCGTTCTCATCAGTAATCCGTTGTTATTTAAATTACCAATTTGTGATCCACTTAAGGCTACACCTGCATTCTCACCATTTGCATAACTTAAACTATATCCAGCTCCTGCAATACTTTCAGCTATATCATTTGCGTTTCCAACCTGCGCTGGAAATGGGGAAACAAATGATCCGTGATTGTTTGCATAACGGAATTTTTCTTTAAGTTGCCATCCATCACCAATATCGAAGGAGAATTCACCTCCCACAACTTTAGAAACAGGATGCATTCCATCACCAATGTTACTTGTTCTGCTGTTTCCATTAGCATCTACACTTAACACATGCATGAAATTTGGACTTTGAAGAGAACTATTGGTTAAATCATAACCTGGAATGGACTTGAAGTTAGGATCTGATTTGGTTCCTGTTACTTTCACAGGCATCGGCAGATATGATATTGATTTATCATCCAATACTTTAAAATACAATCGCACATATCCTTTTTCAAATTCTTTGGTGATATTTGCTTTTATCTGACCTCCACTATTCCCTGTAAAGCCAGGATTTCTCGGTCCTTCTCCTTGACGAAAAAATCCACCAACATGAAAGCGAAATCCATTTCCTATTGGAGCCCCATATTCAAAATCTGTTCTAGTTGATTTGTAATCAAGTCCCATGGTCATTCCGATGCTTCCACCTTCAACGGCACCATTCTTACTTATAAAGTTGATGATACCTGCAGGAGAATTACTTGCAAACGTTGACGCACTTCCTCCCTTAATAGCTTCGATACGACCGATTGTTCTATCTGATCTCACAAAAATATCTGCATTACCAAAAGAGATATCTCCAAACTGCATTACTGGCAAACCATCTTCGTGTATTTGTAAAAATTTTGATCCTCCAGAAGCAATCGGAATACCACGCACAGCAATATTCGCATTTCCTTCTCCTCCTGAAGATTCAGATCGAATTCCAGGAATTGCTTTAAATAATTCTGCAGTAGTTGCAGCTCCAAACACTTCAACAAATTTTGGTTTTAAAGTTGTTAGTGCAACACTCGATTCAATATTTGATTTTTGATTCACAACACCAGTTACTGTAACTTGATCCAAGCCAATTAAATCGGCAGATAAGTCAAAATTAAGTGCTGTTTCTTGATCTGCTAAAATAGTAACCTCAGTTTCTACTTTTGAATATCCGATAAAAGATGCAACAATAGTATAGGTACCTGCTTCAATATTTTCCAACTGATAAGTTCCATCAATATTTGAAATTGTACCATTCGTTGTTCCTTTTATAACTACTGATGCTCCAATTAAGGGTTCTTCATAGAGCTTATCGGTAACCTTTCCTTTTAAAATTCCTGTTTGTGCATTAACCAATCCAACTAATAGGATTAGATTAGCAAAGGTCAAAAGAATCTTTCGTTTCATAAATTTTATTTTTTCATCTATTGTTCGAAACATTTGTGTTGTAATAAATTTAATATTCATTTTAACACCTGTGTGTATTTCAAAAAATAGTAGTTAGTTGATTCGTTTTATTTTTTGCAATCGTTATCTTAGCTAAGGATAATAGTGTAAAACTATAGTTTTTTAATGAATCATACCTCACAAAAAGGCTCTATTTCAACACCTTGCCTCCGCAACCGGTTGCACAACCGGTTGTTGTTAATAAGTTTTTTTATTGATTAAATGAAGACATTTAGATTCTGAATTTCATGACAAATAAACCAATTACAATAATTGACATAGCAAAACTCCTAGGGGTTTCTAAATCAACGGTTAGCAGAGCTCTTAAAGATCATCCAGATATCAGTAAAAGCACAAAAGAAGCTGTTAACTTACTTGCTAAACAACTGAATTACAAACCAAATGCAGTTGCAATGTCATTCCGACATAAAAAAAGCAATGTAATTGGTTTAATTGTACCACACATTTCGCCATTCTTTTTTCCTTCTATTATAGAAGGAATTGAACATGAGGTAAATAAAAGAGGTTATAATTTAATGATTCTTCAATCCAATGAATCTTACGAAAGAGAAAAAAACAACTTAGATATTTTAATGAGTAATAATGTAGAAGGGATTCTAGCTTCCGTTTCCAGAAAAACTAAAAATCTCAGCCATTTTTCTAATCTTATTGAAGCAAATACGCCAATTGTTTTTTTCGATAGAATTCCTAAAAACATACCCGCAGATATGGTACTTGTCGATGATGTTTCGGGTTCATTTAAAGCGGTTGAACATTTAATAAATATTGGACGTAAAAAAATTGCAATTTGCTTAGGCAACCCAAATTTATTAATCAGCAGTAATCGTTTAGAAGGATATAAAAAGGCCTTAGAAAAATATAATATTCCTTTTAATGAGCAATATGTTATCTCAGGACAATCAACTAGTGAAACAGAAAGAGAAACGAATAAACTTTTTGAATTAAATGAAAAACCCGATGCTATTTTAGCAATTAGTGATCTTACCATGTCTGGTATCATGAAGGTGGTTTATTCTAAACAAATTAAAGTACCTACGGACCTAGCTGTTATTGGTTTTTGTGAAAATACATTCAGTCAAATGTATAACCCCCCACTTACAACTATTGACCCTATGGGTTTGGAAATCGGAAAAATAGCAACCGAAAGACTTTTTCATCGAATTCACGAAAAAAATATATTAGAGCCTAAAACAATAAGCCTATCAAGTAAATTGATTATAAGGGAATCAACTGATAAATAGCATTACAAATGCCCCTAATAAATCTAATAAAAGACTTGCAAGTCTGCAATATTTTAATAATTTTATCATCTTAGAACTAATCGTTTCTTTTTAAGGCTAAAGATAAAAGCTATAAAAAGTCACCTTAAACGAGCGCGGATGATGGACCTTAACGATATCTTCAAAAACAATATTTCTGTTTACTCATTAATTGAGTCGATGTCCGAAGGAGTTATCTTCATTACTAAACAAGGTACAATTATACAGGTAAACAAAAGATCTAATGAACTATTTGGCTACACTGATAAAGAATTAATTGGCCTTTCAGTAGAATCTTTAATTCCTAATCGATTCAAAAACAAACACAAATCCCATCTTACAAATTATTTTTCGTCTCCAAAGGCTCGTCCAATGGGACACTCCTATTCTCCCCTTTCCGGATTAAAAAAAGATGGTTCAGTATTTCCTCTAGAAATCAGTTTGAGCTTTATTAATACCAGCAATGAAGTTATTGGTGTTGCGTTTATTACTGATATTTCGGCAAGAACGAAAGCCGAAAATGAATTAAAAAAACGAAACTTAGAATTGGATGCTTATGCCCATACCATTGCTCACGAATTGCATTCTCAACTAAATAGTATTATTGGTTTCAGCCAACTTCTATTAAACGATGATGAATTAAGCGATGAAAAACGTAGGTCATTCCTTGAAATGATTGAAGGCAGTGGGTATAAAATGAATAATATCATTAGTGAGATGCTTCTTTTTGCCAACCTTAAAAAAGAGGAAATTAAAAAAACTGAACTACCAATGAAAGCGATTATTGACGAAGCAATAAATCGAATATCTTTAACAGAAACCAATATAGCAAGTATCTCAATTGCCACTAATTTTGAACCATCTGTTGGCTATGGACCATGGATTGAAGAAGTTTGGTACAATTATATCCGTAATGCAATTAAATACGGTGGAAATCCGCCTAAAATTGAAATTGGTAGTTCTAAAGGTGAAAATGGATATAATAAATTCTGGGTTAAAGACAATGGACTTGGATTAAGTTCGGATCAATGCAATCTAATTTTTGTTGACCCTCATAAACTAGGCACTGGCTTTGTAAAAGGACATGGATTGGGACTTTCAATCGTAAAGCGCATTGTGAAGAAATTAGATGGTCAAGTGCGTGTTGAAAGCACTCCAAATCAAGGTAGTATTTTCAGTTTCTATTTGCCAACTTCTATTTCCGATTAAGGTCTAATAATAAATGGTTGCTGATAAACTTTACCAACAACCATTATTCTATTTTAAGCTTCTATTTTCTTCAAAAATTCACGTGCAATAAGAACTCCATTTACCGAAGCCTGCATTAAACCACGAGTAATACCAGCTCCATCACCACCCAAATATAGATTTTCGACAGAAGTTGACTGAAAACTATTATCCACTTTCGTGATATTGCTATAAAACTTCACCTCAACTCCATACAATAATGTTTCATCTGAAGCTAAACCAGGTGTTACTTTATCTAAAGCCAATATCATCTCCTCAATATCTTTCAATATTCTATGCGGAAGTACCAAACTTAAATCTCCAGGAACAGCATCCTTTAAAGTTGGTATAATATTGTTTCTATACAACCTTTTAGAAGTCGTTCTACGCCCTCTTATTAAATCACCGAACCGTTGTACCAAAATTTGATTGTTCGTTAGCATATTGGCTAAGCGTGCGATGTGCTTACCATACTCAATAGGTGCTTTAAAAGGTTCTGTAAATTTCTGCGAAACCAACAGGGCAAAATTTGTATTATCACTTTTCAGATCCTTAAAGCTATGTCCATTCACTACTGCCAAATCGTTATCGTAATATTCTGAAGAAACAAAACCTCCTGGATTTGAACAAAAGGTTCTTACCTTA contains:
- a CDS encoding PAS domain-containing sensor histidine kinase — translated: MMDLNDIFKNNISVYSLIESMSEGVIFITKQGTIIQVNKRSNELFGYTDKELIGLSVESLIPNRFKNKHKSHLTNYFSSPKARPMGHSYSPLSGLKKDGSVFPLEISLSFINTSNEVIGVAFITDISARTKAENELKKRNLELDAYAHTIAHELHSQLNSIIGFSQLLLNDDELSDEKRRSFLEMIEGSGYKMNNIISEMLLFANLKKEEIKKTELPMKAIIDEAINRISLTETNIASISIATNFEPSVGYGPWIEEVWYNYIRNAIKYGGNPPKIEIGSSKGENGYNKFWVKDNGLGLSSDQCNLIFVDPHKLGTGFVKGHGLGLSIVKRIVKKLDGQVRVESTPNQGSIFSFYLPTSISD
- a CDS encoding TonB-dependent receptor, whose protein sequence is MKRKILLTFANLILLVGLVNAQTGILKGKVTDKLYEEPLIGASVVIKGTTNGTISNIDGTYQLENIEAGTYTIVASFIGYSKVETEVTILADQETALNFDLSADLIGLDQVTVTGVVNQKSNIESSVALTTLKPKFVEVFGAATTAELFKAIPGIRSESSGGEGNANIAVRGIPIASGGSKFLQIHEDGLPVMQFGDISFGNADIFVRSDRTIGRIEAIKGGSASTFASNSPAGIINFISKNGAVEGGSIGMTMGLDYKSTRTDFEYGAPIGNGFRFHVGGFFRQGEGPRNPGFTGNSGGQIKANITKEFEKGYVRLYFKVLDDKSISYLPMPVKVTGTKSDPNFKSIPGYDLTNSSLQSPNFMHVLSVDANGNSRTSNIGDGMHPVSKVVGGEFSFDIGDGWQLKEKFRYANNHGSFVSPFPAQVGNANDIAESIAGAGYSLSYANGENAGVALSGSQIGNLNNNGLLMRTILFDVEMNDLGNFTNDFYLSKSFDKVDFTAGYYKAQQKIGMTWLWQTFLTDISSDGPRLMNIASADNSYNSSNGLIAHGVPFWGNCCTRGYDMTYDIDAVYANVGVEVTDQLNIEGSIRYDMGDVTGHYLSNYQAPVDVDNNGSISPVEESVTVLDNANPMPVDYDYNYVSYSLGANYKINDDQAVYTRYSKGGRANADRLLYSPFITPEGGTVDGLDADEIKQFELGYKYKSPSLALIITGFYTDISEQNEEFGKIINKEFSTYGVEFEGVYKKSNFNVSFGATYTKAEIDKSLNSDEKGNTPRRVPDLLYNITPSYDFNKGKTSIGFSLVGTTEVYAQDDNGIVIPGYTYVNAYASQSITKGLAVRANVNNLFNTLGFTEMEGDAFVENTMNYMRARPITGRASTISITYTF
- a CDS encoding LacI family DNA-binding transcriptional regulator, which translates into the protein MTNKPITIIDIAKLLGVSKSTVSRALKDHPDISKSTKEAVNLLAKQLNYKPNAVAMSFRHKKSNVIGLIVPHISPFFFPSIIEGIEHEVNKRGYNLMILQSNESYEREKNNLDILMSNNVEGILASVSRKTKNLSHFSNLIEANTPIVFFDRIPKNIPADMVLVDDVSGSFKAVEHLINIGRKKIAICLGNPNLLISSNRLEGYKKALEKYNIPFNEQYVISGQSTSETERETNKLFELNEKPDAILAISDLTMSGIMKVVYSKQIKVPTDLAVIGFCENTFSQMYNPPLTTIDPMGLEIGKIATERLFHRIHEKNILEPKTISLSSKLIIRESTDK